The Nocardioides ochotonae genome segment GCCGACGCGGTCGCGGCGGGCGCCGTCGCCGTGCTGACCGACCCCGCCGGCGCCGCCCGCGCCCCCGCGGGGCTGCCGGTGCTCATGGTCGCCCACCCGCGCGGACTCCTCGGCGCGCTCGCGGCGTACGTCTACGGCGAGCCGGCGCGCGACCTGCGGATGATCGGCGTCACCGGCACCCAGGGCAAGACCACCACGACCCGTCTGGCCGAGAGCGGCCTGGAGGGGTCCGGCACCCGGGCCGCGGTGGTCGGCACCGTCGGCACCCGGATCGCGGGTCAGGACGTGCCCACCACGCTGACCACCCCCGAGGCGCCGGACCTGCACGGGCTGTTCGCGCTGATGCGCGAGCGCGAGGTGGCGGCCTGCGCGATGGAGGTCTCCAGCCACGCGCTGGTGATGGGCCGCGTCGACGGCGTCGTCTTCGACGTCGCGGTCTTCTTGAACCTCGGCCGCGACCACCTCGACTTCCACGGCACGGTGGCGGAGTACTTCGCCGCCAAGGCGTCGTTGTTCACCCCGCAGCGCGCCCGCCTCGGCCTGGTCAACCTCGACGACGAGCACGGCCGACGGCTGCTCGACGAGGCCACGATCCCGGTCCGCACCTTCTCGGCGGGCGGCGCCGACGCCGACTGGCGCGCGGTCGACGTCGAGCTCGACGCCGCGGGCTCGCGCTTCACGGTGCTGGGGCCCGGGGGCGTCCGGATCGAGGCAGGGGTACCGCTGCCCGGTGACTTCAACGTCGCGAACGCGCTCGCCGCGATCGCGGCCTGCGCCGAGGCCGGGTTCGACCCGGCCCCGGTGGCCGCCGCCCTCGCGGCCGGCGCGGGCGTGCCCGGACGCCTGGAGCGGGTCGACGCCGGCCAGGACTTCGAGGTCGTCGTGGACTACGCGCACAAGCCCGACGCCGTCGCCGCCGCGATCGCCACCCTGCGCCCGCTGACGGACGGGCGCGTGATCGTGGTGCTCGGCGCCGGCGGCGACCGCGACGCCGGCAAGCGGCCGATCATGGCGGGCATCGCCGCGGAGCTCGCCGACGTGCTCGTGATCACCGACGACAACCCGCGCACCGAGGACCCTGCGGAGATCCGCGCCCAGATGCGCGCGGGCACGACCGGCGCCCACGGCCCGGTGCGCGCG includes the following:
- a CDS encoding UDP-N-acetylmuramoyl-L-alanyl-D-glutamate--2,6-diaminopimelate ligase; the protein is MSDPTTTPRPRHLAPVELADLVRWSAAHDPTATTRGRVEGVSVTGVSLSSQRVRPGDLYAALPGARAHGIDFAADAVAAGAVAVLTDPAGAARAPAGLPVLMVAHPRGLLGALAAYVYGEPARDLRMIGVTGTQGKTTTTRLAESGLEGSGTRAAVVGTVGTRIAGQDVPTTLTTPEAPDLHGLFALMREREVAACAMEVSSHALVMGRVDGVVFDVAVFLNLGRDHLDFHGTVAEYFAAKASLFTPQRARLGLVNLDDEHGRRLLDEATIPVRTFSAGGADADWRAVDVELDAAGSRFTVLGPGGVRIEAGVPLPGDFNVANALAAIAACAEAGFDPAPVAAALAAGAGVPGRLERVDAGQDFEVVVDYAHKPDAVAAAIATLRPLTDGRVIVVLGAGGDRDAGKRPIMAGIAAELADVLVITDDNPRTEDPAEIRAQMRAGTTGAHGPVRAEVLEVGDRREAIATALRLAARGDIVLVAGKGHETGQEIHGVVHPFDDRDVVRELLAGAGPA